CGCACGCAAACTAGGCGTGGCGCCCGGCGACTGCCTGGTGTTCGAGGACACGCTGGCCGGGCTGCAGTCCGCGCAGGCGGCCGGCATGGCGAGCATCGTCGTGACCACCACCCACTCGCATCCGCTGGAAACCGACGTCACCGCCGTGCTCGACTACGAAGACCTGCGCGCCGTCGTGGAAGCGGACGGCATGCTGCGGGTGGAACGTCGGAATAGCTGAACGCTGTTCGCTATCGCGCTTCGCCCGGACTGACCGGGCCGCGGCCGGCGCCGTCCTGCTCGCCGTGGTCGGCGCGGTAGACGCGCGGCGCCAGGGTCTCGGTTTCGATCGGCAGCGGCGGCACCGGTTCGGCGCCGTCGCCGTGTGCGCCCGAATGCGCCTGCCCTGCCCGCTTCGGATAAGGCGTGCCGTCGCGCTTCGTATAGCTGTCGGTCCGGCCGTCGTACAGCAGGTCGATGTCCGGATAGCTGGCCTTGTCTTCCTCCTTGCGCGAGCCGACCACCAGGAACAGCGCGGTGCCCCAGCCGCGGTTGACCAGCTGGTGGCCGTTCGGCCGGCCGGCCGGGAAGGCCGCGCAGTCGCCGGCGCGCATCAGGGTCTCGCCCTCGTCGGTGATGAGCGTGGCTTCGCCGGACACGACCATCACGAACTCGTCCTCGTGCGAGTGCCAGTGGCGCTGCGAGGAGGCGGCGCCCGGCTGCAGCTCCACCAGGTTGACGCCGAACTGGGTGATGCCGCCGGCGTCGCCCAGCGCCTGCCGGCTGCGCCCGTTGACGGCTTCGGCAAAGGCTTCGGGATAACCGGTGCCGGTCAGCACGGGGATACTGCTCAGGTCTAGCCTCATGGGCGCTCCTCGGTGAAGTTTTGGACAGATGACAGTGTATAGTAGCCAAAAAGCCGAAAGCACCACGCATGTCCACGCAAGCAAACAGCCAGCAAGCCGCCATCCTCCAATCTCCCAACAAGGTCAAGCTGATCGACGCCGTGGCCGGCGCCGGCAAGACCACCACGCTGGCGATGGAGGCGCGCCAGGCCTGCGCCGACGGGCTGTCCGGGCGCGCCATCCTGGCCCTGTGCTTTTCGCGCGGCGCGCGCCTGCGCTTCCATGAAAAGCTGAAGGAAGAAGTATCGGAGGACAGCGCCACCTTCGTGATGACGGTCGAGGACTTCGCGCGCCAGCTGATCGAGGACCTGGCCGAGAAGGGCCGCATTACCCGGCCTGTCATCCACCAGGACGTCGAGGGCATCCGCGGCGAACTAGTCGCTGCCGCCGACCGCGTCTGGCAGCGCTACCAGGAACGCGGCATCCGCAGCGACTTCAATTTCGGCCTCGACGAGAACAACCAGCACCTGGACGACATCGCGCGCCGCCTGGCCCAGCTGAAGGCCGCGCTGGCGACCGGGGCCTTCGCGCCGAAGGACAATGCCTCCCACGACGACGACGCCCTGGACGACGATGCCGCGGACTATGACGAAAGCGGCGACGGCGACCTGGCCGGCCAGCCCGATCCGGTCGCGGACATCATCCGCGAATACGAGGCGGCGCGCCATCCCTACCCCGAGGAATTCCGCTGGCAGGGCCCGAACGATGCGGTGACCGACCTGGTCTACCTGCTGCAGCGCCAGCCCGCGCTGGCCCAGGACCTGCGCCGCTGGTCGCTCTACCTGGTCGACGAATGGCACGACGTGAACGCGGCCGAGTTCGAACTGCTGGCGCGGCTGCGGCGCGGCGCGCGCCTGGTGGTGGCCGGCGACAAGGACCAGACCATCAACCGCGACCGCGGCGCCGATCCGGTCTTTTCCGGCCAGCGTTTCGCGGACACCTACCGCGCCGACGGCAAACGCTTCCCGCTGGGGATGTCCTACCGCTTCGGCCAGGATGCCGCCGTGCTGGCGGACGGCCTGACCCACAACGGCTGCGAAGGCCGCCCCGACCGCGACACCCTGGTGCGCCGCGTCGCCTACGATCCGTCGCAGCCGGGCGACTGCGCGCGCCTGGTGGCCGACACCATCCGCACCGCGCTGGCGAAGGGCCGGCCCAAGCCGAGCAACCGCGACTTCGCCGTGGTGCTGCGCGACGTCGACCAGAGCATCGAGATCGAGACCGCGCTGATGGAAGCGAAGATCCCGTACAAGTGCGACGGCTTCGAGACCTTCCTGCTGCTGCCGGAGATCCTGCTGCTGCGCGGGATCCTGCACTACGTGGGCAACGACTACAGCGCCCTGCGCGGCCATGCCGAGACCTGCGTGCAGATGGTGCTGGCGCTGTCGCGCTACTTCTATCTCACGCGCGACCCGAAGCACTGGAACCTGCAGTGGGGCGAGCGCCAGTCGGTGCTGGCGTATGCGCAGCAGGAAGTACGGCGCACACCGGAGGTGCTGAAGAGCTTCTTCGACGGCGCCCTGCTGCGCGAGACCGAGTTCGACAGCCCGCAGGCGCGCCAGTCCAAGAACCTGATCCGGCCGGTGATCGCGCGCATGGCCTCGCTGGCCGGCTCCGCGACCGCCTACGAACTGCTGACCATGCTGCGCAAGGAGGTCGACCTGCACGACGCCACCAGCCGCGCCTTCGTCAGCCGCGACCGCGTGGCCTCGGCACGGCGCTCGATCGACGCCTTCCTGCGCTTTGCATCGAGCCACGGCCAGGTGCCGGCGGCCGAGTTCCTGGCCACCCTGACGCACATGGAAAACGACGTCGCGCTGGTGCGCAGGTCGAAGAATGCCAACAGCATCGGCACGCGGCGCAGCCTGGTGCGGGTCACCACCATCCAGGCGGCCAAGGGGCGCGAGTGGCCTTATGTTCTGGTGCCCTTCCTGGCGCAGGACGAGTTCGTGCGGACCAGGGATGCCGCCAATGAGGTGCGGCATCTGTATGTGGGTTTGACGCGGGTGATGAAGGAACTGGTGCTGTTCGAACCGGATGAGGGGCATGCCGACAGGCGCCTGGCTTACCTGAATAGTTAGCCCGTCGTCTGAATAGCTGGCATGTCGTCCCCGCGCAGGCGGGGACGACGGTGCTACTACCCGCGCTTCTGCACCAGCGTCAGAATGTCATAACTCGCCACCAGCTCGTCATGCTGGTTGGTCACCTGCACATCCCACGCCACCACGCCCTGCCCGCGACCCTGTTCGTCCGTGCGGTTGCGGTCCACCTTGCGCTTGCAGGTGAGGCGCGCGCGGATGGTGTCGCCGATCGCCACCGGGGCCACGAAGCGCAGGTTGTCCAGGCCGTAGTTGGCCAGCACCGGGCCCGGGGCCGGCGAGACGAACAGGCCGGCCGCCGCCGACAGCACGAAGTAGCCGTGGGCGATGCGCTTGCCGAATTGCGTGTCCCTGGCCGCGATCTCGTCGAAGTGCATGTAGAAGTAGTCGCCCGAGACGCCGCCGAAGTTGACGATGTCCGCCTCGCTCACGGTGCGGCGGTGGGTCAGCAGCGAATGACCGATTTCCAGGTCTTCGAAGCAGCGGCGGAACGGGTGGACCTCCGTCTCCTTGACCTCGGCGCCGCGCACGTACTCGCCCGTCACCGCGGTCAGCATGGTCGGCGAACCCTGCACCGCGGCGCGCTGCAGGAAGTGCTTGACTGCGCGGATGCCGCCCAGCTCTTCGCCGCCGCCGGCGCGCCCTGGACCGCCGTGCTTCAGTTGCGGCAGCGGCGAGCCGTGGCCGGTCGAATCGACGGCCGCGACACGGTCGAGGATGTGCACGCGGCCGTGCGAGGCGGCCGCCACCGGCACCGCATGCGCCGCGACCGCCGGGTCCTTCGTCACCAGGGTCGTCACCAGGCTGCCCTTGCCGCGCGCCGCCAGCGCCAGGGCCTCGTCGATGTCGCGGTAGCTCATCATGGTGCTGACCGGGCCGAAGGCTTCGACGTCGTGCACCGCGTCGTTGTCCATGCCGTTGCGGCACAGGATCAGGGTCGGCGAGAAGAAGGCGCCATTGCCGCAGCCTTCACCCACCGGCTTGAAGCCGTCGCGGGCGCTGAACAGGACCTCGTTGCCGCGCGCGAGCATCTCGACCCGCTCGCTGACGTCGCGGTGCTGGTCCATCGAGGCCAGCGCGCCCATGCGCACGCCCTCGACCTTCGGATTGCCGACCACGATTTTGGCCAGGCGCGCCCGCAGGCGCTCGCCCACGGCGTCGACATGCTGCTCGGGCACGATGATGCGGCGGATCGCCGTGCACTTCTGGCCGGCCTTGCCGGTCATCTCGCGCGCGACTTCCTTCACGAACAGGTCGAATTCCTCGTC
This window of the Massilia sp. WG5 genome carries:
- a CDS encoding cupin domain-containing protein; its protein translation is MRLDLSSIPVLTGTGYPEAFAEAVNGRSRQALGDAGGITQFGVNLVELQPGAASSQRHWHSHEDEFVMVVSGEATLITDEGETLMRAGDCAAFPAGRPNGHQLVNRGWGTALFLVVGSRKEEDKASYPDIDLLYDGRTDSYTKRDGTPYPKRAGQAHSGAHGDGAEPVPPLPIETETLAPRVYRADHGEQDGAGRGPVSPGEAR
- a CDS encoding UvrD-helicase domain-containing protein, which produces MSTQANSQQAAILQSPNKVKLIDAVAGAGKTTTLAMEARQACADGLSGRAILALCFSRGARLRFHEKLKEEVSEDSATFVMTVEDFARQLIEDLAEKGRITRPVIHQDVEGIRGELVAAADRVWQRYQERGIRSDFNFGLDENNQHLDDIARRLAQLKAALATGAFAPKDNASHDDDALDDDAADYDESGDGDLAGQPDPVADIIREYEAARHPYPEEFRWQGPNDAVTDLVYLLQRQPALAQDLRRWSLYLVDEWHDVNAAEFELLARLRRGARLVVAGDKDQTINRDRGADPVFSGQRFADTYRADGKRFPLGMSYRFGQDAAVLADGLTHNGCEGRPDRDTLVRRVAYDPSQPGDCARLVADTIRTALAKGRPKPSNRDFAVVLRDVDQSIEIETALMEAKIPYKCDGFETFLLLPEILLLRGILHYVGNDYSALRGHAETCVQMVLALSRYFYLTRDPKHWNLQWGERQSVLAYAQQEVRRTPEVLKSFFDGALLRETEFDSPQARQSKNLIRPVIARMASLAGSATAYELLTMLRKEVDLHDATSRAFVSRDRVASARRSIDAFLRFASSHGQVPAAEFLATLTHMENDVALVRRSKNANSIGTRRSLVRVTTIQAAKGREWPYVLVPFLAQDEFVRTRDAANEVRHLYVGLTRVMKELVLFEPDEGHADRRLAYLNS
- the paaZ gene encoding phenylacetic acid degradation bifunctional protein PaaZ, yielding MHTPSTLQSYIAGRWHGQEAHQPLHSALDNQLVFHTHAEKIDFDEALTYARKSGVPELMRLDFQTRAQRLKALALYLMERKEELYEVSHLTGATRPDSWVDVEGGIGTLFAYASMGSRELPSSNVLHEGPAMALGKRGGFAGTHILVPRGGVAVHINAFNFPIWGMLEKFAPSFLAAMPCIVKPATATSYLTHATVKMMMESGLVPEGSLQLVIGSTGDLLDRLGGFDAVTFTGSADTAAKLRANPNLIREAVPFTAEADSLNCAILAPDVSPDDEEFDLFVKEVAREMTGKAGQKCTAIRRIIVPEQHVDAVGERLRARLAKIVVGNPKVEGVRMGALASMDQHRDVSERVEMLARGNEVLFSARDGFKPVGEGCGNGAFFSPTLILCRNGMDNDAVHDVEAFGPVSTMMSYRDIDEALALAARGKGSLVTTLVTKDPAVAAHAVPVAAASHGRVHILDRVAAVDSTGHGSPLPQLKHGGPGRAGGGEELGGIRAVKHFLQRAAVQGSPTMLTAVTGEYVRGAEVKETEVHPFRRCFEDLEIGHSLLTHRRTVSEADIVNFGGVSGDYFYMHFDEIAARDTQFGKRIAHGYFVLSAAAGLFVSPAPGPVLANYGLDNLRFVAPVAIGDTIRARLTCKRKVDRNRTDEQGRGQGVVAWDVQVTNQHDELVASYDILTLVQKRG